Proteins from one Streptomyces sp. NBC_00390 genomic window:
- a CDS encoding ABC transporter substrate-binding protein has product MFLAVGCSSGEEGPGEAAGGVPVVEKGRLTVCTHLPYPPFQFEQGGKVVGFDVALIDLVAKDLGVEQKVLDTPFENFKTGAFLNSGKCDLAAAGMTITDERKKNVDFSVPYFDATQALLATKKSGVKSLADVKSMNKKLGAQAGTTGESYATSQGFDPVAFESSDAVLNGLRTGQVDAVIIDYPVVQGWLKDKANAAEFALGENIETGEQYGFSVKKGNDKLRAAIDKAIEDAKADGTYNKLYEQWIGPLPQGQS; this is encoded by the coding sequence ATGTTCCTCGCAGTCGGCTGTTCCTCCGGCGAAGAAGGACCGGGCGAAGCGGCGGGCGGTGTTCCCGTGGTCGAAAAGGGCAGACTGACCGTCTGCACGCATCTGCCCTATCCGCCCTTCCAGTTCGAGCAGGGCGGCAAGGTCGTCGGTTTCGACGTCGCCCTGATCGACCTGGTGGCGAAGGACCTCGGCGTCGAGCAGAAGGTCCTCGACACCCCCTTCGAGAACTTCAAGACGGGTGCGTTCCTCAACTCCGGCAAATGCGATCTGGCCGCGGCGGGCATGACCATCACCGACGAACGCAAGAAGAACGTCGACTTCTCCGTTCCCTACTTCGACGCCACCCAGGCGCTGCTCGCCACCAAGAAGAGCGGTGTGAAGTCGCTGGCGGACGTCAAGTCCATGAACAAGAAGCTCGGCGCCCAGGCCGGGACCACGGGGGAGAGCTATGCCACGTCGCAGGGCTTCGACCCGGTGGCGTTCGAGAGCTCCGACGCCGTACTGAACGGCCTGCGCACCGGCCAGGTCGATGCCGTCATCATCGACTACCCGGTGGTCCAGGGCTGGCTCAAGGACAAGGCCAACGCGGCCGAGTTCGCCCTCGGCGAGAACATCGAGACCGGCGAGCAGTACGGCTTCTCGGTGAAGAAGGGCAACGACAAGCTGCGCGCCGCGATCGACAAGGCGATCGAGGACGCGAAGGCCGACGGTACGTACAACAAGCTGTACGAGCAGTGGATCGGCCCACTGCCCCAGGGCCAGTCGTGA